AGCGGTATGATGACGCTGTCCCTGTTGAGCAGATACACGTCAAAATCATTGGCGATAAAGAGTCTTCCTTTATAGTATCTTTCCAGCTCCGCAGCGACCGCTTCGACCCCGGTCTTCCCATTTGCATTGTAGCGGGGGTTGATATGCGTTGCGATCAGGTTCCTGACACAGTGTTCTTGCGCACATCTCCCCAGGTCCCTGGCAGTGGTATGCTGTACTTTGACAGGAAGATTGTCATAGGTCTCCTGCAGATAGGTACACTCATGTACCAAAAGATCTACCTCATCCAGATAACTGCCCAGAATTTCCGGTGTATCATTGTCGCCGGCGATGATCACTTTTCTTCCTATTCTAGGCTCAAGCATGAAGGACTCCGGATGGATCTCCTCTCCGTCCACCACGATGCTT
Above is a window of Clostridia bacterium DNA encoding:
- a CDS encoding ribonuclease Z; the encoded protein is NPLTIYGPKGIRKFIECVMNDISYEKLGYQLTIIEYSPQEEYAFDKFSLKVLPLVHSVESHAFYIKEYDTCNRLDEVKLRALGLEPSPLYGELKRGKSIVVDGEEIHPESFMLEPRIGRKVIIAGDNDTPEILGSYLDEVDLLVHECTYLQETYDNLPVKVQHTTARDLGRCAQEHCVRNLIATHINPRYNANGKTGVEAVAAELERYYKGRLFIANDFDVYLLNRDSVIIPL